The genomic DNA GCTCCCGCAGCCACACCGCGACCTCACAGCACTCCACGACGGTCGCAGGCGCCCCCGGATCGAGGTCGAAGACCAGCCGGTCGGCGAGGCCGGGCGCCCCGATCACCCACTGCGGCGTATGGAACTCGGTGACGAGGTTCGCCGCCCACATGAGCGACGCCAGATCCTGCACCAGCACCATCCGGGCCGGCCCCTCCGACCGGGGCACTTCCGCGGTGGTGACCCAGTCGGGCGTACCCGGCGGCACGTTCTTGGTGAAGAAGAGCTGACCGTCGGGCCCGTCCGGGTACCGCAGGAAGGACACCGGCCGGTCGCGCAGATGGGGCAGCAGGACCGCAGCCGTGGTCGCGTAGTAGTGCAGGACCTCGCCCTTGGTGAAGCCGGTCGCCGGGTACAGCACCTTGTCGAGGTTGCTGAGCGCGACCCTTCGCCCCTCCACCTCCGTGATCGGCGTCATACGATGAGAATCCCACGAAAACGCGACAAGTCGGATGTGGGCCGGAATCGGAAGGCGGGTGCGACAGGTGCGATCCATATGGAACGGCGCCATCTCCTTCGGCCTGGTCAGCATCCCGATCAAGCTGGTGAACGCGACGGAGAGCCACTCGATCTCCTTCCGCCAGATCCACACCGAGGACGGTGGCCGCATCCGCTACCGCAAGGTCTGCGAACTGGAGGACCGCGAGGTCGCCCAGGCCGAGATCGGCAAGGCGTACGAGGACGCGGACGGCACGATGATCCCGATCACGGACGAGGACCTGGCGCAGTTGCCGATCCCGACCGCGAAGACGATCGAGATCGTGGCGTTCGTCCCGGCCGACCGGATCGACCCGCTCCAGATGGACGCGGCGTACTACCTCTCCGCGAACGGCGTCCCAGCGGCCAAGCCGTACACCCTGCTTCGCGAGGCGCTGAAGCGCAGCCAGAAGGTGGCCATCGCGAAGTACGCGCTGCGGGGCCGGGAACGCCTCGGCATGCTGCGCGTGGTCGACGACGTGATCGCCATGCACGGCCTGCTCTGGCCGGACGAGATCCGCGTCCCCGAGGGCGTCGCCCCCGACACGGGCGTCACCGTCCGCGACAAGGAACTCGACCTCGCGGACGCCCTGATGGACACGCTGGGCGAGGTCGACCTCGCCGACCTCCACGACGACTACCGCGAGGCGGTCGAGGAAATGATCACCGCGAAGGCCTCCGGCGAACAGCCCGCGACGTCCCCGTCCCCGGCCCCCGGCGCGAAGGTCCTCGACCTGATGGCGGCCCTGGAGAAAAGCGTCCGCGAGGCACAGCAGTCACGAGCCACGGATCCCGAAACGAAGGCCGAGGTCAGACCCCTCTCTCCCCGAGCGACCCCCAAACAGGCCACCGGCAAGAAGTCGACCTCCACAGCAAC from Streptomyces sp. NBC_01478 includes the following:
- the ligD gene encoding non-homologous end-joining DNA ligase, which encodes MTPITEVEGRRVALSNLDKVLYPATGFTKGEVLHYYATTAAVLLPHLRDRPVSFLRYPDGPDGQLFFTKNVPPGTPDWVTTAEVPRSEGPARMVLVQDLASLMWAANLVTEFHTPQWVIGAPGLADRLVFDLDPGAPATVVECCEVAVWLRERLAADGIEAYVKTSGAKGLHLLAGVEPVSSERAVEYAKELAVEAEKVMPRLVVHRMTRSLRPGKVFVDWSQNAARKTTATPYTLRARSEPTVSAPVTWEEIEACRSPRQLALLAPDMGPRLRDHGDLLAPLLGPERAAPLP
- the ku gene encoding non-homologous end joining protein Ku, whose protein sequence is MRSIWNGAISFGLVSIPIKLVNATESHSISFRQIHTEDGGRIRYRKVCELEDREVAQAEIGKAYEDADGTMIPITDEDLAQLPIPTAKTIEIVAFVPADRIDPLQMDAAYYLSANGVPAAKPYTLLREALKRSQKVAIAKYALRGRERLGMLRVVDDVIAMHGLLWPDEIRVPEGVAPDTGVTVRDKELDLADALMDTLGEVDLADLHDDYREAVEEMITAKASGEQPATSPSPAPGAKVLDLMAALEKSVREAQQSRATDPETKAEVRPLSPRATPKQATGKKSTSTATKKATTPTKKPQPRASTSTSTSAKKTTQGTKKTTAKKTPTKTPAKKPTPRKRTA